A window of Triticum urartu cultivar G1812 unplaced genomic scaffold, Tu2.1 TuUngrouped_contig_9453, whole genome shotgun sequence contains these coding sequences:
- the LOC125532236 gene encoding protein TOPLESS-RELATED PROTEIN 2-like → MKFSGPRCGSGKPKRKRKPSSVRRSLEYPCVSRLRRRRLLAFLSRHGFSSTFQALLQETAVFFSVERLQRLARQGRWDDAIKYVVRFVPKVDAMLGEEGRLLFSFVNLHKTIHSISIRTPHGAIMTEFYERDLSKYPNAPSGAVRRTRLLSAFHRNERLRAAIDWQLVRNRAAEIAKDLIAKTPEFSDLLRLPSCRDKPHNILPIRSCSGSLRRRHRKEGGRIAASDLTKFYLRKKRSLLPSSSHFELGTSSGIPCLPVSGLSCKASALLADILGKLL, encoded by the exons ATGAAGTTCTCCGGCCCCCGGTGCGGCTCCGGCAAGCCCAAGCGCAAGCGCAAGCCCTCCTCCGTGCGGCGCTCGCTGGAGTACCCCTGCGTGTCGCGgctccgtcgccgccgcctcctcgccttCCTCTCGCGCCACGGCTTCAGCTCCACCTTCCAAGC GCTGCTCCAGGAGACGGCCGTGTTCTTCAGCGTGGAGCGCCTGCAGCGCCTGGCGAGGCAGGGCCGTTGGGACGACGCCATCAAGTACGTCGTCCGCTTCGTGCCCAAGGTCGACGCCATGCTCGGCGAGGAGGGGAGGCTCCTCTTCAGCTTCGTCAATCTGCACAAGACCATCCACTCCATCTCCATCCGCACGCCGCACGGCGCCATTATGACCGAGTTTTACGAGCGCGACCTCAGCAAGTATCCCAACGCCCCCTCCGGCGCCGTCAGGCGCACCCGCTTGCTCTCGGCCTTCCACCGCAACGAGAGGCTCAG GGCCGCCATCGACTGGCAGCTCGTGAGGAACAGGGCTGCGGAGATCGCCAAGGATTTGATCGCCAAGACCCCCGAGTTCAGTGACCTGCTGCGGTTGCCCAGCTGCCGAGATAAGCCACACAACATTCTCCCTATTCGATCCTGCAGCGG TTCTCTTCGGAGGCGTCACAGGAAGGAAGGAGGACGAATTGCAGCTTCCGATCTTACCAAATTCTACCTCCGGAAGAAGAGGAG CCTGCTGCCATCTTCAAGTCACTTTGAGCTGGGGACTTCTTCAG GCATTCCATGTTTACCAGTATCAGGGCTATCATGCAAGGCATCAGCCTTGTTGGCAGATATTCTCGGTAAACTTCTCTAA
- the LOC125532237 gene encoding uncharacterized protein LOC125532237 isoform X2, producing the protein MEVSSYTRYKRARRSPEYPCVSRLRHRRLLAFLQRGSSFFSTFNAFVQETSVFFSVAHLKHLVFLGQWDDAINYVHRFAPSVEMLGYVGHLLLNVLHTLKVLNRMATGSPRGVLLVEVEHCFSSLRKYPDSHLDAVKLNKMFLAMHRSKQLRASISWHHVRYKAAEIVQGLIAKTSEFNDLLRLPDCRDRPHDILPIGSCSSRRHHIKERSRIPAADLARFYLQKKRSLPSSSQCEGTSLVSGEPCKASLSTWLVDIVDESVKAGIRRRAVRQEHPFEDPCNEASRLDL; encoded by the exons ATGGAGGTCTCCAGCTACACCAGGTACAAGCGAGCGCGGCGCTCACCGGAGTACCCCTGCGTGTCGcggctccgccaccgccgccttcTCGCCTTCCTCCAGCGCGGCAGCAGCTTTTTCTCCACCTTCAACGC GTTTGTCCAGGAGACGAGCGTCTTCTTCAGCGTCGCCCACCTGAAGCACCTCGTGTTCCTGGGCCAGTGGGACGACGCCATCAACTATGTTCACCGCTTTGCACCGTCCGTCGAAATGCTTGGCTACGTGGGTCATCTCCTCCTCAACGTCCTCCACACGCTCAAAGTCCTCAACCGCATGGCCACTGGCAGCCCGCGTGGAGTTCTGCTGGTGGAGGTGGAGCATTGTTTTAGCAGCCTCAGAAAGTACCCCGACTCTCACCTCGACGCCGTGAAACTCAACAAGATGTTTCTGGCCATGCACCGCAGCAAGCAGCTTCG GGCCTCCATCAGCTGGCATCATGTAAGGTACAAGGCTGCGGAGATTGTCCAGGGTTTGATCGCCAAGACTTCCGAGTTCAATGACCTGCTGCGGTTGCCCGACTGCCGAGACAGGCCACACGACATTCTCCCCATTGGATCCTG TTCTTCCCGGAGGCATCACATCAAGGAAAGAAGCCGAATTCCAGCTGCTGATCTTGCCAGATTCTACCTTCAGAAGAAGAGGAG CCTGCCATCTTCAAGTCAATGTGAGGGAACATCTTTAG TGTCAGGGGAACCATGTAAGGCATCATTATCAACTTGGCTGGTGGACATTGTTG ATGAATCTGTGAAAGCTGGTATACGCCGCCGAGCCGTCCGACAAGAGCACCCATTTGAAGATCCCTGCAATGAAG CGAGCAGGCTCGATCTTTGA
- the LOC125532237 gene encoding uncharacterized protein LOC125532237 isoform X1 produces MEVSSYTRYKRARRSPEYPCVSRLRHRRLLAFLQRGSSFFSTFNAFVQETSVFFSVAHLKHLVFLGQWDDAINYVHRFAPSVEMLGYVGHLLLNVLHTLKVLNRMATGSPRGVLLVEVEHCFSSLRKYPDSHLDAVKLNKMFLAMHRSKQLRASISWHHVRYKAAEIVQGLIAKTSEFNDLLRLPDCRDRPHDILPIGSCSSRRHHIKERSRIPAADLARFYLQKKRSLPSSSQCEGTSLVSGEPCKASLSTWLVDIVDESVKAGIRRRAVRQEHPFEDPCNEGNIFSQFPK; encoded by the exons ATGGAGGTCTCCAGCTACACCAGGTACAAGCGAGCGCGGCGCTCACCGGAGTACCCCTGCGTGTCGcggctccgccaccgccgccttcTCGCCTTCCTCCAGCGCGGCAGCAGCTTTTTCTCCACCTTCAACGC GTTTGTCCAGGAGACGAGCGTCTTCTTCAGCGTCGCCCACCTGAAGCACCTCGTGTTCCTGGGCCAGTGGGACGACGCCATCAACTATGTTCACCGCTTTGCACCGTCCGTCGAAATGCTTGGCTACGTGGGTCATCTCCTCCTCAACGTCCTCCACACGCTCAAAGTCCTCAACCGCATGGCCACTGGCAGCCCGCGTGGAGTTCTGCTGGTGGAGGTGGAGCATTGTTTTAGCAGCCTCAGAAAGTACCCCGACTCTCACCTCGACGCCGTGAAACTCAACAAGATGTTTCTGGCCATGCACCGCAGCAAGCAGCTTCG GGCCTCCATCAGCTGGCATCATGTAAGGTACAAGGCTGCGGAGATTGTCCAGGGTTTGATCGCCAAGACTTCCGAGTTCAATGACCTGCTGCGGTTGCCCGACTGCCGAGACAGGCCACACGACATTCTCCCCATTGGATCCTG TTCTTCCCGGAGGCATCACATCAAGGAAAGAAGCCGAATTCCAGCTGCTGATCTTGCCAGATTCTACCTTCAGAAGAAGAGGAG CCTGCCATCTTCAAGTCAATGTGAGGGAACATCTTTAG TGTCAGGGGAACCATGTAAGGCATCATTATCAACTTGGCTGGTGGACATTGTTG ATGAATCTGTGAAAGCTGGTATACGCCGCCGAGCCGTCCGACAAGAGCACCCATTTGAAGATCCCTGCAATGAAGGTAACATATTTTCACAGTTTCCAAAGTAA